Proteins encoded by one window of Enterobacter pseudoroggenkampii:
- a CDS encoding DUF2058 domain-containing protein yields the protein MTKLTLQEQMLKAGLVSSKKAAKVQRTAKKSRVQAREAREAVEENKKAQIERDKLLSEQQKQAVLAKEFKAQVKQLIEMNRITVAKGNITFNFTDGTLIKKIEVDKQTQTQLINGRLAIARLVLNANGDCDYAIIPAVVADKIAQRDADSIVLNSALSQEEQDEDDPYADFKIPDDLMW from the coding sequence ATGACAAAACTCACCTTACAAGAGCAGATGCTGAAAGCGGGCCTTGTCAGCAGCAAGAAAGCGGCGAAAGTGCAGCGTACGGCAAAGAAATCACGCGTTCAGGCGCGTGAGGCCCGTGAAGCGGTCGAAGAGAACAAGAAGGCGCAGATCGAGCGTGACAAGCTGCTGAGCGAGCAGCAGAAGCAGGCCGTGCTGGCGAAAGAGTTTAAGGCGCAGGTGAAGCAGCTGATTGAGATGAACCGCATCACCGTGGCGAAAGGCAACATCACCTTTAACTTTACCGACGGTACGCTGATTAAAAAGATTGAAGTCGATAAGCAAACGCAGACCCAGCTGATCAACGGCCGTCTGGCGATTGCGCGTCTGGTGCTAAATGCTAACGGTGACTGCGACTACGCGATCATTCCGGCAGTGGTGGCCGATAAAATTGCCCAGCGCGATGCCGACAGCATCGTGTTAAACAGCGCGCTCAGCCAGGAAGAGCAGGACGAAGACGATCCGTACGCGGACTTCAAAATCCCTGACGATTTGATGTGGTAA
- a CDS encoding RluA family pseudouridine synthase — MSVIVDNFIAPPCLDEIEILWQDEHLLLIDKPSGLLSLSGKNPQNLDSVHYRLVQTFPGCTLVHRLDFGTSGLMVVARNKAINAALCQQFSQRSVEKAYSALLCGHVENDEGVIDAPIAKDPALFPLMSICAITGKPARSRYRVVERFYQGTGLPLTRVKLIPETGRTHQLRIHCQQLGHPILGCDLYGGLDVPGAEETPRLMLHASELNFIHPVSGEPVNARHAAPF; from the coding sequence ATGTCTGTAATCGTCGATAACTTTATTGCCCCACCTTGTCTCGATGAGATCGAAATTCTCTGGCAGGACGAGCATCTGCTGCTGATCGATAAGCCTTCCGGCCTGCTCAGCCTGTCGGGCAAAAATCCGCAAAACCTTGATTCCGTCCATTATCGTCTGGTTCAGACGTTCCCCGGCTGCACGCTGGTGCACCGTCTGGATTTTGGCACGTCCGGGCTGATGGTGGTTGCGCGCAATAAAGCCATCAACGCGGCGCTGTGCCAGCAGTTCAGCCAGCGCAGCGTGGAGAAAGCCTACAGCGCCCTGCTTTGCGGACATGTGGAAAATGACGAAGGTGTAATCGATGCGCCGATTGCCAAAGACCCGGCGCTGTTCCCGCTGATGTCGATCTGCGCCATCACCGGTAAACCCGCCCGCTCCCGCTATCGGGTTGTGGAACGGTTTTATCAGGGGACGGGGCTGCCGTTAACGCGGGTGAAACTGATCCCGGAGACCGGGCGAACCCATCAGCTGCGTATTCACTGCCAGCAGTTGGGGCACCCTATTCTGGGCTGCGATCTGTATGGCGGTCTTGACGTGCCGGGCGCTGAAGAAACGCCCCGGCTGATGCTGCATGCCAGCGAGCTGAATTTTATTCATCCCGTGAGCGGCGAGCCGGTTAACGCCCGTCACGCCGCCCCGTTCTGA
- the azoR gene encoding FMN-dependent NADH-azoreductase — translation MSKVLVLKSSILAGYSQSGQLSDYFVEQWREQHSADEITVRDLAANPIPVLDGELVGALRPSDAPLSPRQQEALALSDELIAELQAHDVIVINAPMYNFNIPTQLKNYFDLVARAGVTFRYTENGPEGLVKGKRAIVLTSRGGIHKDTPTDLVAPYLSLFLGFIGITDVNFVFAEGIAYGPEVATKAQTDAKAAIDSLVAA, via the coding sequence ATGAGCAAAGTATTAGTTTTGAAATCCAGTATTCTGGCAGGGTACTCTCAGTCTGGTCAGCTGTCTGATTACTTCGTTGAACAGTGGCGTGAACAGCATTCTGCTGACGAAATCACCGTGCGTGACCTGGCTGCAAACCCAATTCCTGTGCTGGATGGCGAGCTGGTTGGCGCGCTGCGCCCAAGCGATGCACCGCTGTCTCCACGCCAGCAGGAAGCCCTGGCCCTGTCCGACGAGCTGATTGCTGAGCTGCAGGCGCATGACGTTATCGTCATCAACGCCCCAATGTACAACTTCAACATCCCAACCCAGCTGAAGAACTACTTCGACCTGGTGGCTCGCGCTGGCGTAACCTTCCGTTACACCGAGAACGGCCCGGAAGGTCTGGTGAAAGGCAAGCGTGCGATCGTACTGACCAGCCGTGGCGGTATCCATAAAGACACCCCAACCGACCTGGTTGCGCCGTACCTGAGCCTGTTCCTGGGCTTCATCGGCATCACTGACGTGAACTTCGTGTTCGCGGAAGGTATCGCTTACGGTCCGGAAGTGGCGACCAAAGCGCAAACCGACGCGAAAGCCGCCATCGACAGCCTGGTTGCAGCGTAA
- the hrpA gene encoding ATP-dependent RNA helicase HrpA, with protein sequence MTEQQKFTFPMLLQQLDSLTLRDKQRFARRLHGVKKVKNPDAQQAIYQEMAKEIEQAAGKVVLREAARPAITYPENLPVSQKKQDILEAVRDHQVVIVAGETGSGKTTQLPKICMELGRGIKGLIGHTQPRRLAARTVANRIAEELQTEPGGCIGYKVRFSDHVSDNTMVKLMTDGILLAEIQQDRLLMQYDTIIIDEAHERSLNIDFLLGYLKELLPRRPDLKVIITSATIDPERFSKHFNNAPIIEVSGRTYPVEVRYRPIVEEADDTERDQLQAIFDAVDELGNESAGDILIFMSGEREIRDTADALSKRDLRHTEILPLYARLSNSEQNRVFQPHSGRRIVLATNVAETSLTVPGIKYVIDPGTARISRYSYRTKVQRLPIEPVSQASANQRKGRCGRVSEGICIRLYSEDDFLSRPEFTDPEILRTNLASVILQMTALGLGDIAAFPFVEAPDKRNIQDGVRLLEELGAITTDEQATVYKLTPLGRQLSQLPVDPRLARMVLEAQKHGCVREAMIITSALSIQDPRERPMDKQQASDEKHRRFHDKESDFLAFVNLWNYLGEQQKALSSNQFRRQCRVDFLNYLRVREWQDIYTQLRQVVKELGIPVNSEPAEYREVHIALLTGLLSHIGMKDAEKQEYTGARNARFSIFPGSGLFRKPPKWTMVAELVETSRLWGRIAARIDPEWVEPVAQHLLKRSYSEPHWERAQGAVMATEKVTVYGLPVVAARKVNYSQIDPALSRELFIRHALVEGDWQTRHAFFRENLKLRAEVEELEHKSRRRDILVDDEALFEFYDQRISHDVISARHFDSWWKKASKETPDLLNFEKSMLIKEGAESVSKLDYPNFWHQGNLKLRLTYQFEPGADADGVTVHIPLPLLNQVDESGFEWQIPGLRRELVIALIKSLPKPVRRNFVPAPNYAEAFLGRVTPLELPLLDALEREFRRMTGTTIDRDDWNWDQVPDHLKISFRVVDDKNKKLLEGRSLSELKEALKGKVQETLSAVADDGIEQSGLHIWSFGQLPESYEQKRGNYKVKAWPALVDERDSVAIKLFDNPQEQQQMMWRGLRRLLLLNIPSPIKYLHEKLPNKAKLGLYFNPYGKVLDLIDDCISCGVDKLIHEAGGPVWTEEGFAQLHEKVRAELNDTVVEIAKQVEQILTAVFNINKRLKGRVDMTMALGLSDVKAQMAGLVYRGFVTGNGFKRLGDTLRYLQAIEKRLEKMAIDPHRDRAQMLKVESVQQAWQQWLNKLPPARRDDEDVHAIRWMIEELRVSFFAQQLGTPYPISDKRILQAMEQISG encoded by the coding sequence ATGACAGAACAACAAAAATTCACCTTCCCGATGCTCCTGCAACAGCTCGATTCTCTGACGCTGCGCGACAAACAGCGCTTCGCCCGCCGTCTGCACGGCGTCAAGAAGGTTAAAAATCCTGATGCACAACAGGCCATTTACCAGGAGATGGCGAAAGAGATTGAACAGGCTGCAGGGAAAGTTGTGCTGCGCGAAGCCGCACGTCCGGCGATTACCTACCCGGAAAACCTGCCCGTCAGCCAGAAGAAACAGGACATTCTCGAGGCCGTACGCGACCACCAGGTGGTGATTGTCGCGGGGGAAACCGGTTCGGGGAAAACCACCCAGCTGCCGAAAATCTGTATGGAGCTGGGCCGCGGGATCAAAGGCCTGATTGGCCACACCCAGCCGCGTCGTCTGGCGGCGCGCACCGTTGCCAACCGTATTGCCGAAGAGCTGCAGACGGAGCCGGGCGGCTGCATCGGCTACAAGGTGCGCTTCAGCGACCACGTTAGCGATAACACCATGGTCAAGCTGATGACCGACGGTATTCTGCTGGCGGAAATCCAGCAGGATCGCCTGCTGATGCAGTACGACACCATCATCATTGACGAAGCGCACGAGCGTAGCCTGAACATTGATTTCCTGCTCGGCTACCTGAAAGAGCTGCTGCCGCGTCGCCCGGATCTGAAAGTTATCATCACCTCCGCGACCATCGACCCGGAGCGCTTCTCGAAGCACTTCAACAATGCGCCGATTATCGAAGTCTCTGGTCGTACCTATCCGGTCGAGGTGCGCTATCGCCCGATTGTGGAAGAGGCGGACGATACCGAGCGCGACCAGCTGCAGGCCATCTTCGATGCCGTCGACGAGCTGGGTAACGAAAGCGCGGGCGACATTCTGATCTTCATGAGCGGCGAGCGTGAAATTCGCGATACCGCCGATGCGCTCAGCAAGCGCGACCTGCGCCACACCGAGATCCTGCCGCTGTATGCCCGCCTGTCCAATAGCGAACAGAACCGCGTATTCCAGCCGCACAGCGGACGCCGCATCGTCCTGGCGACCAACGTGGCGGAAACCTCGCTGACCGTACCGGGCATTAAATATGTGATCGATCCGGGTACGGCGCGCATCAGCCGCTACAGCTACCGTACCAAGGTTCAGCGGCTGCCGATTGAGCCCGTTTCGCAGGCGTCTGCTAACCAGCGTAAGGGCCGCTGTGGCCGCGTGTCGGAAGGGATCTGTATTCGTCTCTATTCCGAAGACGATTTCCTGTCGCGTCCGGAATTTACCGACCCGGAAATTCTGCGCACCAACCTGGCGTCCGTTATCCTGCAGATGACCGCCCTGGGGCTGGGCGACATCGCGGCGTTTCCGTTCGTCGAAGCGCCGGATAAACGCAACATCCAGGACGGCGTGCGTCTGCTGGAAGAGCTCGGGGCGATCACCACCGACGAGCAGGCGACGGTCTACAAGCTGACACCGCTGGGCCGCCAGCTCAGCCAGCTGCCGGTCGACCCGCGTCTGGCACGCATGGTGCTGGAAGCGCAAAAGCACGGCTGCGTGCGCGAGGCGATGATCATTACCTCGGCGCTCTCCATTCAGGATCCGCGCGAGCGTCCGATGGACAAACAGCAGGCGTCAGACGAAAAGCACCGCCGCTTCCACGACAAAGAGTCCGATTTCCTCGCCTTTGTGAACCTGTGGAACTACCTCGGCGAGCAGCAGAAGGCGCTCTCCTCGAATCAGTTCCGCCGCCAGTGCCGCGTAGATTTCCTCAACTACCTGCGCGTGCGCGAGTGGCAGGATATCTACACCCAGCTGCGCCAGGTGGTGAAAGAGCTGGGTATTCCGGTCAACAGCGAACCGGCGGAGTACCGCGAAGTTCATATCGCGCTGCTGACCGGCCTGCTGTCCCACATTGGGATGAAGGACGCCGAGAAGCAGGAGTATACCGGCGCGCGTAACGCCCGTTTCTCAATCTTCCCCGGTTCCGGCTTGTTCAGGAAGCCGCCGAAATGGACCATGGTCGCGGAGCTGGTGGAAACCAGCCGCCTGTGGGGACGCATTGCCGCGCGTATCGATCCGGAATGGGTGGAGCCGGTGGCGCAGCATCTGCTGAAGCGCTCGTACAGTGAACCGCACTGGGAGCGCGCGCAGGGCGCGGTGATGGCGACCGAGAAAGTGACCGTTTACGGCCTGCCGGTGGTCGCCGCGCGTAAGGTCAACTACAGCCAGATCGATCCGGCGCTCAGTCGCGAGCTGTTTATCCGCCACGCGCTGGTGGAGGGCGACTGGCAGACGCGCCACGCCTTCTTCCGTGAAAACCTGAAGCTGCGCGCCGAAGTGGAGGAGCTGGAGCACAAGTCCCGCCGCCGTGACATTCTGGTGGACGATGAGGCGCTGTTTGAGTTTTACGACCAGCGCATCAGCCACGATGTGATTTCCGCCCGCCACTTCGACAGCTGGTGGAAGAAGGCCAGCAAAGAGACGCCGGACCTGCTCAACTTTGAAAAGAGCATGCTGATTAAAGAGGGCGCGGAGTCGGTCAGCAAACTCGACTACCCGAACTTCTGGCATCAGGGCAACCTCAAGCTGCGTCTGACCTATCAGTTTGAGCCGGGGGCAGACGCGGACGGCGTGACCGTCCACATTCCGCTGCCGCTGTTAAACCAGGTGGATGAGAGCGGGTTCGAGTGGCAAATCCCCGGCCTGCGCCGCGAGCTGGTGATTGCGCTGATCAAATCCCTGCCGAAACCGGTGCGCCGCAACTTTGTGCCTGCGCCAAACTACGCGGAAGCGTTTTTGGGCCGCGTCACGCCGCTGGAGCTGCCGCTGCTGGACGCGCTGGAGCGTGAGTTCCGCCGTATGACCGGAACGACCATCGACCGCGACGACTGGAACTGGGATCAGGTGCCCGATCACCTGAAAATCAGCTTCCGCGTGGTGGACGATAAAAATAAAAAGCTGCTGGAAGGGCGTTCCCTGAGCGAGCTGAAAGAGGCGCTGAAAGGCAAAGTCCAGGAGACGCTCTCTGCGGTGGCGGACGACGGCATCGAGCAGAGCGGGCTGCACATCTGGAGCTTTGGTCAGCTTCCGGAAAGCTACGAGCAGAAGCGCGGCAACTATAAGGTGAAAGCCTGGCCTGCGCTGGTGGACGAGCGCGACAGCGTGGCGATCAAACTGTTTGATAACCCGCAGGAACAGCAGCAGATGATGTGGCGCGGGCTGCGTCGTCTGCTGCTGCTCAACATCCCGTCGCCGATCAAGTATCTGCACGAGAAGCTGCCGAACAAAGCCAAGCTGGGGCTGTACTTTAACCCGTACGGCAAGGTGCTGGATCTGATTGACGACTGCATCTCCTGCGGCGTGGACAAGCTGATCCATGAGGCGGGCGGCCCGGTCTGGACGGAAGAGGGCTTTGCACAGCTTCATGAAAAGGTGCGCGCGGAGCTGAACGACACCGTGGTGGAGATTGCCAAACAGGTCGAGCAGATCCTCACCGCCGTGTTCAATATCAACAAGCGCCTGAAGGGGCGCGTGGATATGACCATGGCGCTGGGGCTCTCGGACGTGAAGGCGCAGATGGCGGGGCTGGTCTATCGCGGCTTTGTCACCGGCAACGGCTTTAAGCGCCTGGGCGATACGCTGCGCTATCTGCAGGCGATTGAAAAACGTCTGGAAAAAATGGCTATCGACCCGCACCGCGATCGCGCGCAGATGCTGAAAGTGGAAAGCGTGCAGCAGGCGTGGCAGCAGTGGCTCAACAAGCTGCCGCCAGCGCGCCGCGACGATGAAGACGTGCATGCGATCCGCTGGATGATTGAGGAGCTGCGCGTCAGCTTCTTTGCCCAGCAGCTCGGTACGCCGTATCCGATTTCGGACAAGCGTATTCTGCAGGCGATGGAGCAGATTTCCGGTTAA
- a CDS encoding O-methyltransferase encodes MQQQWSAVDNFMISSLIPDDDVLSQVLENNKRAGLPEHDVAANQGQLLALFVRMTQARRILEIGTLGAYSSIWMARALPPDGKLITLEANPTHAGVARQNIHLAGLDERIELIEGPALSSLENFGEVPSFDLIFIDADKPNNPGYLEWALHYSRPGTVIIGDNVVRDGEVINGQSDDARVLGVRRFIEMIGDNPRLTATALQTVGVKGWDGFTLAMVNG; translated from the coding sequence ATGCAACAACAGTGGTCTGCAGTTGATAATTTCATGATTTCTTCGCTTATTCCTGACGATGACGTACTGAGCCAGGTTCTGGAAAACAACAAGCGCGCCGGGCTACCCGAACACGATGTCGCCGCCAATCAGGGGCAGCTGCTGGCACTGTTCGTGCGCATGACGCAGGCAAGACGCATTCTTGAGATTGGGACGCTGGGTGCCTACAGCTCAATCTGGATGGCGCGTGCGCTGCCGCCGGACGGTAAGCTGATTACGCTTGAGGCCAATCCGACGCATGCCGGGGTTGCCCGCCAGAATATTCACCTCGCGGGGCTAGACGAACGTATTGAATTAATTGAAGGCCCGGCCCTGAGTTCGCTGGAGAATTTCGGTGAGGTTCCGTCGTTCGACCTGATCTTTATCGATGCCGATAAGCCAAACAATCCCGGCTATCTGGAGTGGGCGCTGCACTATTCCCGTCCCGGCACGGTAATCATTGGCGATAACGTGGTGCGCGACGGCGAGGTCATTAACGGGCAAAGCGACGACGCGCGCGTGCTGGGCGTGCGGCGGTTTATCGAGATGATTGGGGATAACCCGCGCTTAACCGCCACCGCGCTGCAAACGGTGGGGGTTAAGGGATGGGATGGGTTTACGCTGGCAATGGTGAACGGGTGA
- a CDS encoding efflux transporter outer membrane subunit produces MILRPIAVLVAAVMLAGCQSVDVKPAQPTLHIPTQWRADAGPASPAEQLWWRNFHDNNLNRYVDQALKNNSDVLIARERINEYQSRVFAADGSLFPSLDAGVTGTRARSQSAATGLPVYGTLYRGSLTASYDVDIWGVNRSTANAAEASLEAQKAAAAAADLTVASSVASGYVTLLSLDEQLRVTESTLKSREEAFNLAKRQFETGYSSRLELMQSDSELRSTRAQVPVLQHQIAQQENALSLLLGSNPGDVARSASFAALTPLTLPSQLPSALLNRRPDIVQAERQLVAADASLAASRASLLPSINLTASGSVQDRTLSGLLDNPLQLWSVGGSILAPLLNRQALNAQVDISQSQRNQALYAYEKTVRNAFAEVNNSLDAISRYQEQLTELLAQQDVAQETLRIAQNRYRNGYSSYLDVLDAQRTLYSVQTSVVQVKNNLLLAQIDLYKALGGGWVNV; encoded by the coding sequence ATGATCCTTCGCCCGATAGCCGTGCTGGTGGCGGCGGTCATGCTGGCCGGATGCCAGTCCGTTGACGTCAAGCCGGCGCAGCCGACGCTGCACATCCCCACCCAATGGCGTGCTGACGCCGGCCCTGCCAGCCCGGCGGAGCAGCTCTGGTGGCGCAATTTCCATGATAACAACCTCAACCGCTATGTGGATCAGGCGCTTAAGAATAACAGCGACGTGCTGATCGCCCGCGAACGAATTAACGAGTATCAGTCGCGGGTCTTCGCGGCCGACGGCAGCCTGTTTCCTTCGCTTGACGCGGGCGTAACGGGGACGCGCGCCCGTTCGCAATCCGCCGCGACCGGGCTGCCGGTCTACGGCACGCTGTACAGAGGGAGCCTGACGGCGAGCTATGACGTGGATATCTGGGGCGTCAACCGCAGCACGGCCAATGCCGCCGAAGCCTCGCTGGAGGCGCAAAAAGCCGCCGCCGCGGCCGCGGATTTGACCGTTGCCTCGTCCGTTGCATCCGGCTACGTCACCCTGCTCTCGCTTGACGAACAGCTGCGCGTGACCGAATCCACGCTGAAATCGCGCGAAGAGGCGTTTAATCTTGCGAAGCGTCAGTTTGAGACGGGCTACAGCTCGCGCCTGGAGCTGATGCAGTCGGATTCCGAGCTTCGCTCAACACGGGCGCAGGTGCCCGTGCTGCAGCACCAGATTGCACAGCAGGAGAATGCCCTGAGCCTGCTGCTGGGAAGCAACCCCGGCGACGTGGCGCGCAGCGCAAGCTTCGCGGCACTGACGCCGCTGACGCTGCCGTCGCAGCTGCCTTCTGCGCTCCTGAACCGCCGCCCGGATATCGTCCAGGCCGAACGCCAGCTGGTGGCGGCTGACGCCTCGCTCGCGGCGTCGCGCGCCAGCCTGCTGCCGTCGATCAACCTGACCGCCAGCGGATCGGTTCAGGATCGCACCCTATCCGGCCTGCTGGACAACCCGCTTCAGCTCTGGAGCGTCGGGGGCAGTATTCTCGCCCCGCTGCTGAACCGCCAGGCGCTGAATGCGCAGGTAGACATTTCGCAGTCCCAGCGTAACCAGGCGCTGTACGCCTATGAAAAAACCGTGCGTAACGCGTTTGCCGAAGTCAACAACAGCCTTGATGCGATAAGTCGCTATCAGGAACAGCTGACGGAGCTGCTTGCCCAGCAGGATGTGGCGCAGGAGACGCTGCGCATTGCGCAGAATCGCTATCGCAACGGTTATTCCTCCTATCTTGACGTGCTGGACGCGCAGCGCACGCTGTACTCGGTTCAGACCAGCGTGGTGCAGGTGAAAAATAACCTGCTGCTGGCGCAGATTGATTTGTATAAAGCGCTGGGCGGCGGCTGGGTCAATGTCTGA
- a CDS encoding HlyD family secretion protein, protein MSQQDAAKEQANTRKNVRIVSVFTAAAIGIVGVLVILYAWQLPPFTRHAQFTDNAYVRGQTTFISPQVNGYITEVKVQDFVQVKKGDLLLQIDDRIYRQRVHQAEAQLAMKIAALNNNLQQRKSAEATIAKNDAALKNARAQSLKSQADLKRVKELTSDGSLSIRERDAALASAAQGSADIDQAKAALEMSRQDLQTVIVNRGALEADVENAKAALELAQIDLQNTRIVAPRDGQLGQIAVRLGAYVTAGTHLTTLVPPQHWVIANIKETQLAELRVGQPVKFTVDALNNKAYQGRVESISPATGVEFSAITPDNATGNFVKIAQRIPVRIEVLGKPEDSALLRPGMSVQVTIDTREAK, encoded by the coding sequence ATGAGTCAGCAGGATGCCGCCAAAGAGCAGGCCAACACCCGCAAAAATGTGCGCATTGTTTCCGTTTTCACCGCCGCAGCCATCGGTATCGTCGGCGTACTGGTGATCCTTTATGCGTGGCAACTGCCGCCGTTCACCCGTCACGCGCAGTTTACCGATAACGCCTACGTGCGCGGCCAGACGACGTTTATCAGCCCGCAGGTGAACGGCTATATCACCGAGGTGAAGGTTCAGGACTTTGTGCAGGTCAAAAAAGGTGACCTGCTGCTGCAGATTGATGACCGTATCTACCGTCAGCGCGTGCACCAGGCCGAGGCGCAGCTGGCGATGAAAATTGCCGCCCTGAATAACAACCTGCAGCAGCGTAAAAGCGCCGAAGCAACGATCGCCAAAAATGACGCCGCGCTGAAAAATGCCCGCGCGCAGAGCCTGAAAAGCCAGGCGGATTTAAAGCGGGTGAAAGAGCTGACGTCTGACGGCTCGCTTTCCATTCGCGAACGCGACGCGGCGCTGGCCAGTGCCGCTCAGGGCAGTGCCGACATTGACCAGGCGAAAGCCGCGCTTGAGATGTCGCGTCAGGATCTGCAGACGGTGATTGTCAATCGCGGTGCGCTGGAGGCGGATGTTGAAAACGCCAAAGCCGCTCTGGAGCTGGCACAGATTGACCTGCAAAACACCCGCATTGTGGCACCGCGTGACGGTCAGCTCGGCCAGATCGCCGTGCGTCTCGGGGCCTACGTGACCGCCGGGACGCACCTCACCACCCTGGTGCCGCCGCAGCACTGGGTCATTGCCAATATTAAAGAGACCCAGCTCGCGGAGCTGCGCGTCGGTCAGCCGGTGAAATTCACCGTTGATGCCCTGAACAACAAAGCGTATCAGGGACGCGTGGAGAGCATCTCTCCGGCAACCGGCGTGGAGTTCAGCGCCATCACGCCGGACAACGCCACCGGCAACTTTGTCAAAATTGCCCAGCGTATTCCGGTGCGCATTGAGGTGCTCGGTAAGCCAGAAGATTCCGCGCTACTGCGTCCGGGTATGTCGGTACAGGTGACCATTGATACGCGGGAGGCGAAGTAA
- a CDS encoding MFS transporter — protein sequence MRLPERDPYAPREWQPHEKPALLGSPSTPEHSTPKRIAYGVVGLLVCLTGALGNAVVTANLQNLQGTFGAWSTEIAWLPAVYVMTNISINLLLVKFRQQYGLRAFTEGFLVLYVLVTFFHLFVNDLSSALMVRAAHGMVAAALSSLGIYYQIQAWPAKHRLKALTIGITGSSLAIPLARLFSTELLQLDEWRGLYFFELGLALISLACVIALKLPPGDRRKVFEKKDFITFFLMAPGMALLCAVLSLGRLDWWFEAPWIGWSLALSLVLIVAAIVFEHNRSNPLLNTRWLSSGSIVRLGLIMLLIRIVLAEQNTGVIGWLQYVGLQNEQMTHLAWSIFAGIVCGIVTSCLTIKPTKLAWPIITSLALMIVASLLDSQSNNLTRPDQLMVSQFLLGFGSAFFLAPAMLAAIGGVIADPRNLVSFSVMFGMSQNLGGLLGSAILGTFQTWREKYHSSLLADQLTTLNPLVNERIQLYTQMYKSLIGDSALLGTQAITQLQTVTALEANILAYNDTYLLTASIAAATLVWILWRLLRLRITARLALKNATGNK from the coding sequence ATGCGCCTGCCCGAACGCGACCCTTATGCTCCTCGCGAGTGGCAGCCACATGAGAAACCCGCCCTGCTGGGTTCGCCCTCCACGCCCGAACACAGTACGCCAAAACGCATTGCCTACGGCGTCGTGGGCCTGCTGGTCTGCCTGACGGGGGCGCTGGGGAATGCGGTGGTGACCGCCAACCTGCAAAATTTGCAGGGAACCTTCGGCGCCTGGTCAACCGAAATCGCCTGGCTGCCCGCGGTCTATGTGATGACCAACATCTCCATCAACCTGCTGCTGGTGAAATTCCGCCAGCAGTACGGTTTGCGCGCCTTTACGGAAGGTTTTCTGGTGCTGTACGTGCTGGTCACCTTCTTCCATCTTTTCGTAAACGATCTCAGCTCGGCGCTGATGGTTCGCGCCGCGCACGGCATGGTGGCCGCCGCGCTCAGCTCACTGGGGATTTACTATCAAATCCAGGCCTGGCCTGCGAAGCACCGCCTGAAGGCGCTGACCATCGGCATCACCGGATCGTCGCTCGCCATCCCGCTGGCCCGCCTGTTTTCGACCGAGCTGCTGCAGCTGGACGAGTGGCGCGGGCTCTATTTCTTCGAACTGGGGCTGGCGCTGATCTCCCTGGCCTGCGTAATCGCCTTAAAACTGCCGCCGGGCGACCGGCGCAAGGTCTTCGAGAAAAAAGACTTTATCACCTTCTTTTTAATGGCCCCCGGGATGGCCCTCCTCTGCGCCGTGCTCTCTTTAGGCCGCCTTGACTGGTGGTTCGAAGCGCCTTGGATCGGCTGGTCGCTGGCCCTATCGCTGGTGCTGATTGTCGCAGCCATCGTCTTTGAACATAACCGCAGCAACCCGCTGCTGAACACCCGCTGGCTGTCGAGCGGCAGCATCGTCCGTCTGGGGCTGATTATGCTGCTGATCCGTATCGTGCTGGCCGAGCAAAACACCGGCGTCATCGGCTGGCTGCAGTACGTGGGCTTACAGAACGAGCAGATGACGCACCTGGCGTGGTCTATTTTCGCCGGGATCGTCTGCGGGATTGTCACCAGCTGTCTCACCATCAAGCCAACGAAACTGGCGTGGCCAATCATCACGTCTCTGGCGCTGATGATTGTTGCCTCGCTGCTGGACAGCCAGTCCAACAACCTGACCCGTCCGGATCAGCTGATGGTAAGCCAGTTCCTGCTGGGCTTCGGCAGCGCCTTCTTCCTGGCGCCCGCTATGCTGGCCGCCATTGGCGGGGTGATCGCCGACCCGCGTAACCTGGTCAGCTTCTCGGTGATGTTTGGCATGAGCCAGAACCTCGGTGGCCTGCTGGGCTCCGCGATCCTCGGCACCTTCCAGACCTGGCGCGAGAAGTACCACTCCAGCCTGCTGGCGGACCAGCTCACCACGCTCAACCCGCTGGTCAACGAGCGAATTCAGCTTTATACCCAAATGTACAAAAGCCTGATTGGCGACAGCGCGCTGCTGGGCACCCAGGCGATAACGCAGCTGCAAACGGTGACCGCGCTGGAGGCGAATATTCTGGCCTACAACGATACTTATCTGCTGACGGCGAGCATCGCTGCCGCCACGCTGGTCTGGATTTTATGGCGCTTGCTGCGCCTGCGCATCACTGCCCGTCTGGCGCTGAAGAACGCCACCGGCAACAAATAA